From Solidesulfovibrio carbinoliphilus subsp. oakridgensis, the proteins below share one genomic window:
- a CDS encoding DUF459 domain-containing protein: protein MMRAYAPLALALLLALFPSLHGCTQNSGNTTDNPPRKAATAATEGEAEVKPVPEKEPPAAAPPAMPPLAAPEAVGPARPAAPEEQTKATLDPKPVPSASLPQPRSEPAAPATPAHPSPEPMSGPAAAPAASPGSGPSPKPAAAPAAKPSSEPTASEPAQAFPGQAVQDKAVSGKVAETKAPGGDIAVVGDSLAVGIGMTMAERMDQYGGVGCHPLAKVSTGLISKKFFDWEKRLAELVAREKLAAVVVMLGGNDATNSIAGKAAGTPEWDAAYRQKAERFLRIAEAAHVRVLWVGLPAMRDPAYNRQVMAVNAAAQAACAAVPGCAYMEASDLFTDGSGNYVQAKDIGGKTVTLRGKDGVHMTMTGYDLLCRQVLDKLSATGSLPPAK from the coding sequence ATGATGCGCGCTTATGCCCCCCTGGCCCTGGCCCTGCTCCTGGCCCTCTTTCCATCCCTTCACGGCTGCACCCAGAATTCCGGCAACACGACCGACAATCCGCCCCGCAAGGCGGCCACGGCCGCAACCGAGGGCGAAGCCGAAGTCAAGCCGGTCCCGGAGAAGGAACCCCCGGCCGCCGCCCCGCCGGCCATGCCGCCCCTGGCCGCGCCGGAAGCCGTGGGTCCGGCCCGGCCCGCCGCACCCGAGGAGCAGACCAAGGCGACCCTGGACCCCAAACCCGTTCCGTCCGCCTCCCTGCCCCAGCCGCGCAGCGAACCGGCCGCTCCGGCCACGCCGGCGCACCCGTCGCCTGAACCCATGTCCGGCCCGGCGGCCGCCCCGGCGGCATCCCCCGGTTCCGGCCCCTCACCGAAACCGGCCGCAGCGCCGGCGGCGAAACCGTCGTCCGAACCGACCGCATCCGAACCGGCCCAGGCCTTTCCCGGCCAAGCTGTCCAGGACAAGGCCGTTTCCGGCAAGGTCGCCGAGACCAAGGCTCCGGGGGGAGACATCGCCGTGGTCGGCGACTCGCTCGCCGTCGGCATCGGCATGACCATGGCCGAGCGCATGGACCAGTACGGGGGCGTGGGCTGCCATCCCCTGGCCAAGGTGTCCACCGGCCTTATTTCCAAGAAGTTTTTCGACTGGGAGAAGCGGCTGGCCGAGCTTGTGGCCAGGGAGAAGCTCGCGGCCGTGGTGGTGATGCTCGGCGGCAACGACGCCACCAACTCCATCGCCGGCAAGGCGGCGGGCACGCCCGAGTGGGACGCGGCCTATCGCCAAAAGGCCGAGCGGTTCCTTCGCATCGCCGAAGCCGCCCATGTCAGGGTCCTGTGGGTGGGGCTGCCGGCCATGCGCGACCCGGCCTACAACCGGCAGGTCATGGCCGTGAACGCCGCGGCCCAGGCCGCCTGCGCCGCAGTCCCGGGCTGCGCCTACATGGAGGCTTCGGATCTCTTTACCGACGGCTCGGGCAACTACGTCCAGGCCAAGGACATCGGTGGCAAGACCGTCACCCTGCGCGGCAAGGACGGGGTGCATATGACCATGACCGGCTACGATCTCCTGTGCCGGCAGGTCCTTGACAAGCTATCCGCCACCGGGAGCCTGCCGCCCGCCAAATAG
- a CDS encoding NAD(P)-dependent oxidoreductase, which translates to MSVRIGFLGLGIMGTAMARNCRKAGHDVMVWNRSPKAAQALAGEGARVAATPAEAAAFGQVVVVMLTGPEACEAVLFGPDGAAGSLGPGQTVVNMSTIPPAFAREAAQKVRATGADYVDAPVSGSKKPAEDGTLVILAGGREATIAAVEPVLLAMGKKVARCGEAGMGSTMKITVNVLLGAMAEGLAETVLLGESLGLDRKALLDVIMAGPMANDLFRLKDPMFRADDYPPQFPAKHMAKDLRFAAEAASQAGANAPTLAVLNTLYARLLDRGLGEADFAAVIKAL; encoded by the coding sequence ATGAGCGTTCGAATCGGATTTCTCGGGCTTGGCATCATGGGCACGGCCATGGCCCGCAACTGCCGCAAGGCCGGCCACGACGTCATGGTCTGGAACCGTTCGCCCAAAGCGGCCCAAGCCCTGGCCGGGGAAGGGGCCAGGGTCGCGGCCACGCCGGCCGAGGCCGCCGCTTTCGGCCAGGTGGTCGTGGTCATGCTGACCGGGCCCGAGGCCTGCGAAGCGGTCCTTTTCGGCCCGGACGGCGCGGCAGGAAGCCTTGGCCCGGGCCAGACCGTGGTCAACATGAGCACCATCCCTCCGGCCTTTGCCAGGGAGGCCGCCCAAAAGGTCCGGGCCACCGGCGCGGACTATGTGGACGCCCCGGTCTCGGGCTCCAAAAAGCCGGCCGAGGACGGCACGCTGGTCATCCTGGCCGGCGGGCGCGAGGCGACCATCGCCGCCGTGGAACCGGTCCTGCTCGCCATGGGCAAAAAGGTGGCCCGGTGCGGCGAGGCCGGCATGGGTTCGACCATGAAGATCACGGTCAACGTGCTTTTGGGCGCCATGGCCGAGGGCCTGGCCGAGACCGTGCTCCTTGGCGAATCGCTCGGCCTCGACCGCAAGGCGCTTTTGGACGTCATCATGGCCGGCCCCATGGCCAACGACCTCTTTCGCCTGAAAGACCCGATGTTCCGGGCCGACGACTACCCGCCCCAGTTCCCGGCCAAACACATGGCCAAGGACCTGCGCTTCGCCGCCGAGGCCGCGTCCCAGGCCGGGGCCAACGCCCCGACCCTGGCCGTCCTCAATACGCTCTACGCCAGGCTCCTCGACAGGGGCCTTGGCGAGGCGGATTTCGCGGCCGTCATCAAGGCCCTCTAG